In Zhaonella formicivorans, one DNA window encodes the following:
- the ribD gene encoding bifunctional diaminohydroxyphosphoribosylaminopyrimidine deaminase/5-amino-6-(5-phosphoribosylamino)uracil reductase RibD, with product MDHRTLMARALELAALAKGRTSPNPMVGAVVVKEGRIIAEGYHQKAGTSHAEVIALEQAGPAARDATLYVTLEPCSHYGRTPPCVNKIIAAGVKEAVVAMTDPNPLVNGRGIKMLREAGIKVIVGVLQKEAEKLNEVFIKYITTGRPFVALKWAMTLDGKIATVAGDAKWISNEVSRAYVHTLRDETDAILVGINTVLSDNPSLNTRLPGKKGKDPIRVILDSRLRVPLNSNVVNLDSPAPTIICCAENADKEKISRLEEKGVLVWQLPSSAGLLDLSCLLDRLGAKEVTSLLVEGGGTVIESYLRQRLADKLYCFIAPKIVGGQQAKTPVEGRGVQSMAEAYRLAELNCENMAGDLLVTGYFRK from the coding sequence TTGGACCATCGTACTTTAATGGCCAGGGCCTTAGAACTGGCTGCCCTGGCGAAAGGCAGGACAAGCCCTAATCCTATGGTAGGCGCCGTAGTGGTTAAGGAGGGGAGGATCATTGCCGAAGGCTACCATCAAAAAGCAGGTACGTCTCATGCTGAGGTAATTGCCCTTGAGCAGGCAGGACCTGCCGCCCGGGATGCAACCCTCTATGTAACTTTAGAGCCGTGCAGCCATTATGGCCGGACCCCGCCCTGCGTCAACAAAATAATTGCAGCCGGGGTAAAAGAAGCAGTGGTTGCTATGACCGATCCGAACCCCCTGGTTAACGGGCGGGGGATAAAAATGCTGCGGGAAGCTGGAATTAAGGTTATTGTGGGCGTTTTGCAAAAAGAGGCGGAAAAACTTAATGAGGTATTTATCAAGTACATCACCACCGGGAGGCCTTTTGTTGCCCTCAAATGGGCCATGACTTTGGACGGCAAAATAGCCACTGTTGCAGGAGATGCTAAATGGATTAGCAATGAAGTTTCCCGAGCATATGTCCATACTTTGCGGGATGAGACCGATGCTATTTTAGTAGGCATTAATACTGTCTTAAGCGATAACCCTAGCCTAAATACCAGATTGCCCGGGAAAAAAGGCAAGGATCCAATCCGGGTAATTCTTGACAGCCGCTTGCGGGTTCCCTTGAATTCCAATGTCGTAAATCTGGATTCTCCGGCCCCTACTATAATTTGTTGTGCTGAAAATGCGGACAAGGAAAAAATCAGCAGACTGGAAGAAAAAGGGGTACTGGTCTGGCAGCTGCCCAGTTCCGCGGGACTCTTGGACCTGTCCTGTTTACTTGACCGCTTGGGAGCAAAAGAAGTTACGAGCTTGTTGGTGGAAGGGGGAGGTACTGTTATCGAGTCCTACCTGCGGCAAAGATTGGCTGATAAACTATACTGTTTTATTGCCCCGAAAATTGTCGGCGGACAACAGGCTAAAACGCCGGTGGAAGGCAGGGGAGTCCAATCTATGGCGGAAGCTTACCGGTTGGCAGAGTTAAATTGCGAGAACATGGCCGGCGACTTGCTGGTTACCGGCTACTTTAGAAAGTGA
- the ribE gene encoding riboflavin synthase, giving the protein MFTGIIEELGTVLEAKRLQSKNYLRIQASLVLEGTKLGDSIAVNGVCLTVVSLDKSSFTVDVMPETYRKTTLEKLSPGDKVNLERAMSAQGRFGGHFVSGHVDSTGEILTIAREENAVLLEIGAPPSTMRYIVEKGSIAVEGISLTVAKVDEKSFWLSLIPHTYALTNLQYKRKGSQLNLETDMLAKYIEKFTLLNREVQPKRKLTLSYLQELGF; this is encoded by the coding sequence ATGTTTACCGGAATTATAGAAGAGCTGGGGACAGTGCTGGAAGCAAAGAGATTACAGTCGAAAAACTATCTCAGAATACAAGCATCGCTGGTGTTAGAGGGAACAAAGCTGGGAGACAGCATCGCGGTCAATGGCGTTTGCCTGACGGTAGTATCTTTGGATAAATCCTCCTTCACCGTTGATGTAATGCCTGAAACCTACCGCAAAACCACTTTGGAGAAGCTGTCACCAGGCGATAAGGTCAATTTGGAGCGGGCCATGTCAGCCCAAGGCAGGTTTGGCGGCCATTTTGTCAGCGGGCATGTGGACAGCACGGGAGAAATCCTGACTATAGCCCGGGAGGAGAATGCTGTACTGCTTGAAATCGGCGCTCCGCCTTCCACCATGCGCTACATTGTGGAGAAAGGCTCCATTGCTGTTGAGGGGATCAGTTTGACAGTGGCCAAAGTAGACGAAAAGAGCTTTTGGTTGTCTTTGATTCCCCATACTTATGCCCTTACTAATTTGCAATATAAAAGGAAAGGCAGCCAACTCAACCTGGAAACCGACATGTTAGCCAAGTATATCGAGAAATTCACCTTGTTAAACCGTGAAGTGCAGCCCAAACGCAAATTAACTCTGAGCTATTTGCAGGAACTAGGCTTCTAA
- a CDS encoding methylenetetrahydrofolate reductase: MAYAIHTLREKIRWGKFIVTVELEPPKSAEPIPTLEAASSIRNYVDAINIADNPMATLRMSPIALAHILQQDLGIEAVFHMSCRDRNSIGIQSELLGAAALGVRNILVITGDPSDKGDHPHAKDVFEMDSIGLIKTASALNQGRDLSGKKLLAAPTFFIGAGANPGADNLAQELEKLKRKVDAGVNFIQTQPVFDLETAERFLEVTHSFNLPILFGLLPLKSYKFACYFNEKVPGIKIKPEVLKRIEAGGRQEGIAIARELYEELQRFAHGVHIFPIGEVELVKEIVRVPAIGQQSFFSQKVIGN, encoded by the coding sequence ATGGCATATGCGATTCATACCTTAAGGGAAAAAATTCGTTGGGGGAAATTTATTGTTACTGTGGAATTGGAGCCGCCGAAAAGCGCTGAGCCCATACCGACGTTGGAAGCCGCCAGCTCAATCCGCAATTATGTGGATGCTATTAACATTGCGGATAACCCCATGGCAACTTTACGCATGAGTCCCATTGCTTTGGCCCATATCCTGCAGCAAGATCTGGGTATAGAGGCTGTATTTCACATGAGCTGCCGGGATCGGAATAGTATAGGGATTCAGTCCGAACTTCTGGGGGCTGCCGCTCTTGGAGTGCGCAACATCTTGGTCATTACCGGGGACCCCTCCGATAAGGGCGATCACCCCCATGCTAAAGATGTATTTGAGATGGACTCCATCGGTTTGATTAAGACGGCCTCTGCCTTAAACCAAGGTAGGGACTTGAGCGGCAAAAAATTATTAGCAGCCCCCACCTTTTTTATTGGAGCCGGTGCCAACCCTGGTGCCGATAATTTGGCTCAAGAGCTTGAAAAATTAAAACGAAAAGTTGACGCAGGGGTTAATTTTATCCAGACCCAGCCGGTTTTTGATTTGGAAACTGCCGAACGATTTTTGGAAGTAACCCATTCTTTCAATCTACCTATCCTTTTTGGATTATTACCGCTTAAAAGCTACAAATTTGCTTGTTACTTTAATGAGAAAGTTCCAGGGATCAAGATTAAGCCGGAGGTGTTAAAGAGGATAGAAGCCGGCGGTCGCCAGGAAGGGATTGCGATAGCCCGAGAGTTGTACGAGGAACTGCAGCGATTTGCCCACGGCGTTCATATCTTCCCCATCGGTGAAGTAGAACTGGTTAAGGAAATCGTCAGGGTACCGGCTATTGGACAACAATCCTTTTTTTCACAGAAGGTTATAGGCAACTAA
- a CDS encoding bifunctional 3,4-dihydroxy-2-butanone-4-phosphate synthase/GTP cyclohydrolase II, whose product MLNSIDEIIADIKQGKMVIIVDDEDRENEGDLVMAAEAVTPEAINFMITHGKGLVCLSLDKKRADELELPEMVRENSDSLRTAFTVSIDLKYGTTTGISPYDRAATIKHAVNPAAKPEDFARPGHIFPLRAKEGGVLQRAGHTEASVDLARLAGWKPAGVICEIIKEDGTMARLPDLLAFAEKHNLKIGTIASLIEYRRKTEKLVRRIAKAKLPSRFGTFQLVTYQNLLDNSTHLAIVKGEVAGDEPVLVRVHSECLTGDALGSLRCDCGEQLEQALQAIEEAGKGVVLYLRQEGRGIGLAAKMQAYELQDQGLDTVEANEALGYPADLRDYGIGAQMLADLGVRKIKLMTNNPRKIKGLEGHGLSIVERVPLKIPPKCENLRYLKTKKTKLQHMLD is encoded by the coding sequence ATGCTGAATTCAATTGATGAGATTATAGCAGATATCAAGCAGGGCAAAATGGTGATTATCGTCGATGATGAGGACAGGGAAAACGAAGGGGATTTGGTCATGGCTGCTGAGGCCGTAACTCCCGAAGCAATTAATTTCATGATCACTCACGGTAAAGGTTTGGTTTGCCTCTCGCTGGACAAAAAGAGGGCGGATGAATTGGAACTGCCTGAAATGGTGCGGGAAAACAGTGACTCCTTACGGACCGCGTTTACTGTTTCCATAGATTTAAAGTATGGGACAACCACAGGAATTTCTCCCTATGACCGGGCAGCCACCATCAAGCATGCGGTCAACCCTGCCGCTAAACCCGAGGATTTTGCCCGGCCCGGCCATATTTTCCCTTTGCGGGCAAAAGAGGGCGGAGTTTTGCAGAGGGCCGGACATACGGAAGCTTCTGTTGACTTGGCCAGGCTTGCCGGCTGGAAACCAGCCGGGGTGATCTGCGAAATCATTAAAGAAGACGGTACCATGGCCAGGCTGCCTGATTTACTGGCATTTGCCGAAAAGCATAATTTAAAAATCGGCACAATTGCCAGTTTAATAGAGTACAGGAGAAAAACCGAGAAGCTGGTGCGTCGGATTGCCAAAGCCAAACTGCCCAGCCGGTTTGGGACTTTTCAGCTGGTTACCTACCAGAACCTGCTGGACAATTCCACCCATCTGGCTATCGTGAAGGGAGAGGTGGCAGGCGATGAACCGGTTTTAGTGAGGGTACATTCCGAATGTTTGACGGGGGATGCTTTGGGTTCCTTGAGGTGCGATTGCGGGGAACAACTGGAACAGGCCCTGCAGGCTATTGAGGAAGCAGGAAAAGGAGTGGTTCTTTATCTTCGTCAGGAAGGAAGAGGCATTGGTCTGGCCGCCAAAATGCAGGCTTATGAACTGCAGGACCAAGGATTGGATACAGTGGAAGCCAACGAGGCTTTAGGTTACCCGGCCGATTTGAGGGACTACGGCATCGGGGCCCAAATGCTGGCTGATCTGGGTGTTAGGAAAATTAAGCTGATGACTAATAACCCACGAAAAATTAAGGGACTCGAGGGCCACGGCCTATCCATAGTGGAGCGGGTACCGCTGAAAATACCGCCGAAATGCGAAAACCTGCGTTATCTTAAGACTAAAAAAACCAAGCTCCAACACATGTTAGATTAG
- the panD gene encoding aspartate 1-decarboxylase, giving the protein MFITMFKSKIHRAKVTGADLNYEGSITIDSTLLQAANILPNEKVQVVNINNGARFETYAIPGEPGTGVICLNGAAARLAQVGDLVIIIAYCQLTPAEALQHEPVVIKVDEQNKCLQTQ; this is encoded by the coding sequence ATGTTTATAACCATGTTTAAATCCAAAATTCACCGGGCAAAAGTCACTGGAGCAGATTTAAATTACGAAGGCAGCATCACCATTGACAGTACACTTTTACAGGCGGCAAATATTCTACCTAATGAAAAAGTCCAAGTGGTCAATATTAATAACGGAGCCCGGTTTGAGACCTATGCCATTCCGGGAGAACCTGGCACCGGCGTGATTTGCCTGAACGGGGCGGCGGCAAGACTTGCCCAAGTAGGCGATTTGGTTATCATAATTGCTTATTGCCAGCTTACCCCTGCTGAAGCTTTGCAGCATGAACCCGTTGTAATTAAAGTGGATGAGCAGAATAAATGTTTGCAGACTCAGTAA
- the panC gene encoding pantoate--beta-alanine ligase produces MEVFRKVAEIKEFVRQKKAQGKVIGLVPTMGYFHLGHLALMREAKNSGDTVVVSIYVNPLQFGPQEDLASYPRDEQRDLALAGEIGVDAVFIPADAEMYPNGFSTYVEVEQLTSGLCGQFRPGHFKGVTTVVLKLFNIVTPDRAYFGQKDYQQLVVVRKMAEDLNLDVEIVGLPTVREPDGLALSSRNVYLNPEERKAAPLLQQSLLKAKEEIVNGERSPEKIRDLIARILQSEPLIRTEYIEVREARHLEPLEYLEGRIVIALAARVGKARLIDNILVEV; encoded by the coding sequence ATGGAGGTCTTTCGGAAAGTTGCAGAGATTAAGGAGTTCGTTCGTCAAAAAAAAGCCCAAGGGAAAGTCATCGGCCTGGTACCGACAATGGGGTATTTTCATCTAGGCCATTTAGCATTGATGCGTGAGGCCAAAAATAGCGGGGATACCGTTGTAGTGAGTATTTATGTCAACCCCTTGCAGTTTGGGCCGCAGGAAGACCTGGCCAGTTATCCCAGGGATGAGCAAAGGGACTTGGCGCTTGCCGGGGAGATTGGGGTAGATGCTGTTTTTATACCTGCTGATGCTGAAATGTATCCTAACGGGTTTAGTACTTATGTGGAAGTAGAACAGCTGACCAGCGGCCTGTGCGGCCAATTTCGCCCGGGACATTTTAAAGGCGTTACTACCGTTGTCCTTAAATTGTTTAACATAGTTACACCTGATAGGGCATATTTCGGGCAAAAAGATTATCAACAGCTGGTAGTGGTCAGGAAAATGGCGGAGGACCTTAACCTGGATGTGGAGATTGTTGGGCTGCCTACGGTGCGGGAGCCGGATGGTTTGGCCCTTAGTTCTCGAAATGTTTACTTGAACCCGGAGGAAAGAAAGGCTGCTCCTCTTTTGCAGCAAAGCCTGCTTAAAGCGAAGGAAGAGATTGTAAATGGCGAACGCAGCCCTGAAAAAATTAGGGATTTAATTGCCCGTATCCTACAGTCGGAGCCGCTGATTAGAACAGAATATATTGAAGTCAGGGAAGCCAGGCACCTGGAACCTTTAGAGTATTTGGAAGGCAGGATAGTGATCGCATTGGCAGCCAGGGTTGGCAAAGCCCGTTTGATTGACAACATTTTAGTGGAGGTATGA
- the fdhF gene encoding formate dehydrogenase subunit alpha, translating into MQKITVTINGQQYSTQVGSTILQVAEENGIHIPTLCYEKGLSISGNCRLCIVEVKGARKLLAACATPVQEGMEIQTESERVISARRDVLRLLIANHDLRCLTCPRNGDCRLQDYCYRYQVEDTPYQGEKKSYVIDDSNPFFIRDYSKCIVCGKCVRVCAEINGAHVYDFMEKGFDSKVTSAYDDKLQNTTCTFCGMCVNVCPVAALVPKSELWNGRAWEITKVKTTCPYCGVGCQLKLKVYDGRIIGVAKDTAGSNLGHLCVKGQFGWDFVHSPDRLTQPLIKKDGEFRPATWDEALDYVAARFKTIKDTYGGQAFAGLSSAKCTNEENYLMQKLMRSVLDTNNIDHCARLUHSSTVAGLATAFGSGAMTNSINELLETEVILLIGANTTEAHPVTGYRIKQVVKDGAKLIVVDPRKIELTRYADLWLRLKPGSNVALLNGLAHIILKEDLWDKEFVQERSEGFEEWVKGIEEYTPERVAEITGVDPELLVQAARMYASAQRATIVYAMGITQHTSGTDNVFALANLAVLTGNVGRSGTGVDPLRGQNNVQGACDMGALPDYYPSYQPVSEEANRRKFAEYWDAELPGERGLTVTEMFEAAYEGSIKCMYIIGENPMLSDPDGNHVRAAMENLEFLVVQDIFLTDTAKLAHVVLPAASFAEKEGTFTNTERRIQRVRKAVEPPGEAKADWEIIMALANRLGAPWQYRNPEEIMAEIARVAPHYGGITYPRLEEHGLQWPCPTEDHPGTRYLHRDKFARGKGKFHVVRYRNPAEEPDSQYPLNLITGRMLYHFHTGSMSRRSKGIGELHSHELAMMSPEDARAYGIKDGDTIEVESRRGKVRSTVQVTDHVPPGNIFMTFHFAETPTNLLTNSATDPVCKIPELKVCAVKVSKV; encoded by the coding sequence ATGCAGAAAATCACTGTAACAATAAACGGACAACAATATAGTACACAGGTGGGCAGCACCATTTTGCAGGTGGCCGAAGAAAACGGTATCCATATTCCCACCCTGTGCTATGAAAAAGGACTATCCATATCCGGCAACTGCCGCCTGTGTATCGTGGAGGTGAAAGGGGCTCGAAAGCTTTTGGCCGCTTGTGCAACTCCTGTTCAAGAGGGAATGGAAATCCAGACTGAATCGGAGCGGGTAATCAGCGCCCGAAGGGATGTGCTGCGCCTGCTAATTGCCAACCATGACCTGCGCTGTCTGACCTGTCCAAGAAACGGCGACTGCCGCCTCCAGGATTACTGCTACCGCTACCAGGTGGAAGACACCCCTTACCAGGGGGAGAAGAAAAGTTACGTCATCGATGACAGCAACCCCTTTTTCATCAGGGATTATTCCAAATGTATCGTCTGCGGCAAATGCGTGCGGGTCTGCGCCGAAATCAACGGCGCCCATGTCTATGATTTCATGGAAAAGGGTTTTGACTCCAAGGTAACTTCTGCCTATGATGACAAGCTGCAGAATACTACCTGTACCTTTTGCGGGATGTGTGTCAACGTCTGCCCGGTAGCTGCCCTGGTGCCCAAGTCGGAACTGTGGAACGGCCGGGCCTGGGAAATTACAAAAGTCAAGACTACCTGTCCTTATTGCGGGGTAGGCTGTCAATTAAAGCTGAAAGTATACGACGGCAGGATCATCGGCGTGGCCAAAGATACTGCAGGTTCCAACTTAGGCCATCTCTGCGTCAAAGGGCAGTTCGGCTGGGATTTTGTGCATTCCCCCGACCGCTTGACCCAGCCTCTGATCAAAAAAGACGGGGAGTTCCGCCCTGCCACCTGGGATGAAGCCCTTGATTATGTGGCAGCACGCTTTAAAACGATTAAAGATACCTATGGCGGACAGGCCTTTGCCGGCTTAAGCTCCGCCAAATGCACCAATGAAGAAAACTACCTGATGCAGAAGCTGATGAGGAGTGTGCTGGACACCAATAATATCGACCATTGTGCCCGTCTCTGACACAGCTCCACTGTGGCCGGTCTGGCCACCGCTTTCGGCAGTGGGGCAATGACTAATTCCATCAACGAACTGTTGGAAACAGAAGTAATTCTCTTGATCGGCGCCAACACCACCGAAGCCCATCCCGTAACCGGTTACCGCATCAAGCAGGTGGTTAAAGACGGCGCCAAGCTGATTGTGGTTGACCCGAGAAAAATCGAGCTCACCAGGTACGCGGACCTTTGGCTGCGCCTGAAGCCCGGTTCCAATGTAGCGCTGCTCAACGGCTTGGCCCATATCATCCTAAAGGAGGATTTGTGGGATAAAGAATTTGTCCAGGAACGGAGCGAAGGTTTTGAAGAATGGGTTAAAGGGATTGAAGAGTATACCCCGGAGAGGGTGGCGGAAATCACCGGGGTGGATCCTGAGCTGCTGGTTCAGGCTGCCCGGATGTACGCTTCCGCCCAGCGGGCCACCATCGTTTATGCCATGGGCATTACCCAGCACACCTCGGGCACCGATAACGTGTTTGCGCTGGCCAATCTGGCTGTGCTCACCGGAAATGTGGGCCGGTCCGGTACCGGGGTAGATCCGCTGCGGGGCCAAAACAATGTACAGGGTGCCTGCGATATGGGGGCACTGCCTGATTACTACCCTTCCTACCAACCGGTAAGTGAAGAGGCAAACCGCAGAAAATTTGCCGAGTACTGGGATGCCGAGCTCCCAGGTGAGCGGGGCCTGACAGTTACCGAGATGTTTGAGGCAGCTTATGAAGGCAGCATCAAGTGCATGTATATCATCGGAGAAAACCCAATGCTCTCGGACCCCGATGGCAATCATGTCCGGGCGGCGATGGAAAACCTGGAATTCCTGGTAGTGCAGGATATTTTCTTAACGGACACTGCTAAACTTGCCCATGTGGTGCTGCCGGCTGCCAGCTTTGCTGAGAAAGAGGGTACATTTACCAATACGGAACGGCGGATTCAGAGGGTGCGCAAAGCTGTTGAGCCACCGGGGGAAGCAAAGGCCGACTGGGAAATAATCATGGCGCTGGCTAACAGGCTGGGTGCGCCTTGGCAGTACCGAAACCCGGAAGAAATCATGGCTGAAATAGCCAGGGTAGCGCCCCATTACGGAGGAATTACCTACCCCAGGCTGGAAGAACATGGCCTGCAGTGGCCCTGTCCTACGGAGGACCACCCGGGGACCCGGTATTTGCACCGCGACAAATTTGCCAGGGGCAAAGGCAAGTTCCACGTGGTACGGTACCGGAATCCCGCGGAAGAACCGGACAGCCAGTACCCTCTGAACCTCATAACCGGCAGGATGTTGTACCATTTCCATACCGGCAGCATGAGCCGTCGTTCCAAAGGTATCGGCGAACTGCACTCCCACGAACTGGCTATGATGAGCCCGGAGGATGCCAGGGCTTATGGCATTAAAGATGGCGATACCATTGAAGTTGAGTCCCGCCGGGGTAAAGTAAGAAGTACGGTACAGGTTACCGACCACGTACCCCCGGGAAATATCTTTATGACTTTTCACTTTGCCGAAACGCCGACTAACCTTTTAACCAACTCAGCCACCGATCCGGTTTGTAAAATACCGGAACTAAAAGTATGTGCGGTGAAGGTCAGTAAGGTTTAA
- a CDS encoding epoxyqueuosine reductase, with protein MPDLSLELKDLLRQKVLNAKKVTKYRAPLLGFVAADDPGFREIKEVVTPNHLLPRDILPEAKTVLAFFVPFAIEPIRANRRSKEVARQWALAYVETNALIGELCQAIHDFLAPLGYKTGWQPATHNFNEETLESLWSHRSVAYLAGLGSFGLNRMLITPAGCAGRFGSVVTSAEIEPSGRISQEFCLFKSEGKCNFCVSNCPTGALTLSGIDKHKCYSHLLEVAKDFSDLGLCDVCGKCCVGPCAIK; from the coding sequence ATGCCTGATCTGTCTTTGGAGCTAAAGGATTTGCTCAGACAGAAAGTCCTAAACGCCAAAAAAGTTACTAAATACCGGGCACCCCTTTTGGGCTTTGTTGCAGCAGATGACCCCGGTTTCAGAGAAATAAAGGAAGTGGTTACTCCTAACCACCTGTTGCCGCGGGATATCTTGCCGGAAGCGAAAACGGTGCTGGCTTTTTTTGTACCTTTTGCTATCGAACCGATTCGGGCCAACCGTCGCTCCAAGGAAGTTGCCCGCCAGTGGGCTCTTGCCTATGTTGAAACCAATGCTTTGATAGGGGAGTTATGCCAGGCAATTCATGATTTTTTGGCCCCTTTGGGGTACAAAACCGGGTGGCAGCCTGCTACCCACAATTTCAATGAAGAAACCTTGGAGTCATTATGGTCGCACCGCAGCGTAGCCTATTTGGCCGGATTGGGCTCTTTTGGCCTAAACCGGATGCTGATTACGCCCGCAGGCTGCGCCGGACGTTTTGGCAGCGTGGTCACTTCGGCCGAGATTGAGCCCTCGGGGCGTATAAGTCAGGAATTTTGTTTGTTTAAGTCAGAAGGAAAATGCAATTTTTGTGTCAGCAATTGCCCTACCGGTGCTTTAACGTTAAGCGGTATAGATAAACATAAGTGCTACAGCCATCTTTTAGAGGTGGCCAAAGATTTTTCCGATTTAGGGCTGTGTGACGTCTGCGGCAAATGCTGTGTAGGCCCTTGTGCTATCAAGTGA
- the ribH gene encoding 6,7-dimethyl-8-ribityllumazine synthase, which produces MKKIEGNLIGTGLKFCIVASRFNEFITNKLIEGAVDSLHRHGVREEDITLVWVPGAFEIPIAAKKAAGSPDYDAVICLGAVIRGATPHFDYVSAEVSKGIAHVGLDTGKPVIFGVLTTDTIEQAIERAGTKAGNKGWDAALTAIEMANLFKNI; this is translated from the coding sequence ATGAAGAAAATTGAAGGGAATTTAATCGGTACAGGTCTGAAGTTTTGCATAGTTGCCAGCAGGTTTAATGAATTTATCACCAATAAGTTGATTGAAGGGGCTGTTGATTCACTGCACAGGCATGGAGTGCGGGAAGAAGACATAACTCTGGTTTGGGTACCCGGGGCTTTTGAAATACCCATTGCTGCCAAGAAAGCAGCTGGTTCCCCCGATTATGACGCGGTAATTTGCCTGGGGGCGGTAATCAGAGGCGCCACCCCTCATTTCGACTATGTAAGCGCCGAGGTCAGCAAGGGCATTGCCCATGTGGGCCTGGATACGGGAAAGCCCGTTATTTTCGGTGTCCTGACTACCGACACCATCGAACAGGCCATTGAGCGGGCCGGCACCAAAGCAGGCAACAAGGGTTGGGACGCAGCCCTTACTGCCATCGAGATGGCCAATTTGTTTAAAAATATTTAG
- the panB gene encoding 3-methyl-2-oxobutanoate hydroxymethyltransferase: MGGKVTITTLLEKKKLKKPITMLTAYDFSLAKAVDLSGVDCILVGDSLGNVVLGYEHTLQVTMEDMLHHVQAVARGAKRAMIVADMPFLSCHLTTAESIRNAGSLIQAGAHAVKIEGGGAQVTGTVEAIVEAGIPVMGHIGLTPQRVLQLGGYKVQGKEEAEAGLLFQEAKSLEAAGAFAVVLECIPARLAERITTGIGIPTIGIGAGPYCDGQVLVTYDLLGINDTPTPKFVKKYADLHAAVQEALQTFVAEVNEGIFPDLEHSYTGQKEKICKLY; this comes from the coding sequence TTGGGAGGCAAAGTAACTATTACCACTCTTCTGGAAAAAAAGAAGCTAAAAAAGCCTATTACCATGCTTACCGCTTATGATTTTTCCTTGGCTAAAGCAGTTGACCTCAGCGGAGTAGACTGCATCCTGGTGGGGGATTCCCTGGGAAATGTGGTTTTGGGTTACGAGCATACTTTACAAGTGACAATGGAGGACATGTTGCATCACGTTCAGGCTGTTGCCCGTGGGGCTAAAAGGGCAATGATCGTAGCCGATATGCCATTTTTATCCTGCCACCTCACTACAGCGGAGAGCATCCGTAATGCCGGCAGCCTAATCCAAGCGGGGGCCCACGCGGTGAAGATTGAGGGAGGCGGTGCCCAGGTTACCGGCACCGTAGAGGCAATAGTTGAAGCTGGTATCCCGGTAATGGGACATATCGGCCTTACGCCGCAAAGGGTGTTGCAGCTTGGAGGATATAAGGTGCAGGGCAAGGAAGAAGCGGAAGCTGGGCTTTTATTCCAGGAGGCTAAGTCTTTGGAAGCGGCAGGAGCATTTGCTGTTGTTTTGGAATGCATCCCTGCCCGGCTGGCTGAAAGGATTACAACTGGGATAGGCATACCTACTATCGGCATTGGAGCGGGCCCGTACTGCGACGGTCAAGTCTTGGTAACTTATGATCTTTTGGGCATAAACGACACGCCTACGCCTAAATTTGTCAAAAAATATGCCGATCTGCATGCTGCTGTGCAGGAAGCTTTGCAAACCTTTGTTGCTGAGGTTAACGAAGGTATATTTCCCGACCTGGAGCACTCGTACACCGGCCAGAAGGAAAAAATATGCAAATTATACTAG